The following is a genomic window from Candidatus Hydrogenedentota bacterium.
AAGGCCGCAAGGAACGTGGCCAACCCCTCGGGGAAATTGTGAATGCCGATTGCCAGCGCGGTGAACAGTCCCATGCGCAGCAGTTTTGTGTCGTGGGCATTGGCGCCGAGCTGGTCTATGGGCGCGGTTGGCGCCTGTGCCTGCGATTCCTGACCAGAGCCGGGCGCCGTAGCGTGTGGATTGTGCAAGGCGGCGGTCTTCTTTTCGGACCGGACCTCGTGCGGGTTCTCCGCGGCGGGAATGAGGTTGTCGACGACGCCGATCACGACGATACCGCCGAAGAACGAGGCGGCGTTGACCCAGTGTCCCCAGTAATCTCCGTAGGTTGCCACGAGGGCATAGGTGCCTTTGTAGAAAATCTCAACGAAGGATACGTACAGCATGACCCCCGCCGAGAAGCCTGTGGCCACCGACAGAAACCGGTAGTTGGTGCGGCTGGCAGTGAACGCGATCACGCTGCCGATGCCCGTGGCCATGCCCGCAAACAGGGTTAACCCGAGGGCCATCCAGACTTGTGACATGGGTTCCTCCTCTCCACGCGATCAAGCATACACCATTACGGCAACGCAAGGTTGTGAGCGAAAGAAGGTTTCGCGGGCCGGTCACGCTCGAGCGTACCACGGGGGCCGGGCGGCGGCTTTTGCGCGGGCCAATGTGGTGGTATGCTTCACGTCGCGGCGATGCGGGGCGGGAATGACGCCGTGGGTGTTTTCCGCGGAAGCCGCAGGCGTGGCGGCATGGGTGTTGTTGTCGAGAAGGTGCG
Proteins encoded in this region:
- the zupT gene encoding zinc transporter ZupT, coding for MSQVWMALGLTLFAGMATGIGSVIAFTASRTNYRFLSVATGFSAGVMLYVSFVEIFYKGTYALVATYGDYWGHWVNAASFFGGIVVIGVVDNLIPAAENPHEVRSEKKTAALHNPHATAPGSGQESQAQAPTAPIDQLGANAHDTKLLRMGLFTALAIGIHNFPEGLATFLAALQDPTLGVAIAVAVALHNIPEGISVSVPIFYATGDRKKAFLYSLLSGLAEPIGALVAYAALRFLIGAQAGVFPPQIMGILFGGVAGIMVYISLD